The Thioalkalivibrio sulfidiphilus HL-EbGr7 genome includes a window with the following:
- the pdxA gene encoding 4-hydroxythreonine-4-phosphate dehydrogenase PdxA has product MTTTPRIAITPGEPAGIGPDLVVAVAQVPCAAQRVVLSDPALLRERARLLGLPLEIRPFDPQTPAAPDPAGCLTVMAHALNAPVRPGHLDTANARHVLATLESAVAGCLDGRFDALVTGPVHKGIINDAGIPFTGHTEFLAERSGAPTPVMLLAAGALRVALATTHLPLRAVADAITPAGLEHVLRVLNQDLKTKFAISEPRILVCGLNPHAGEGGHLGREEIEVIGPVLERLRTQGLHLIGPLPADTLFTPRHLEHADAILAMYHDQGLPVLKHAGFGRAVNITLGLPLIRTSVDHGTALELAGSGRAEAGSFMEAERLAIEMARSAHGL; this is encoded by the coding sequence ATGACCACCACCCCTCGCATCGCCATCACCCCCGGTGAACCCGCCGGCATCGGTCCCGACCTGGTGGTCGCGGTCGCCCAGGTGCCGTGCGCGGCCCAGCGGGTGGTGCTGTCGGACCCGGCGCTGCTGCGCGAGCGCGCGCGCCTGCTCGGCCTGCCGCTGGAGATCCGCCCCTTCGATCCGCAGACCCCGGCCGCCCCCGACCCGGCGGGCTGCCTCACGGTCATGGCCCATGCCCTGAACGCCCCGGTGCGGCCCGGGCACCTGGACACGGCCAACGCCCGCCACGTGCTGGCCACCCTGGAGAGCGCCGTGGCCGGCTGCCTGGACGGGCGCTTCGACGCCCTGGTCACGGGGCCGGTGCACAAGGGCATCATCAACGACGCCGGCATCCCGTTCACCGGCCACACCGAGTTCCTGGCCGAGCGCAGCGGCGCGCCCACCCCGGTGATGCTGCTCGCGGCCGGCGCGCTGCGCGTGGCCCTGGCCACCACCCACCTGCCCCTGCGGGCCGTGGCCGATGCCATCACCCCGGCGGGCCTGGAACATGTACTGCGGGTGCTCAATCAGGACCTGAAAACAAAATTCGCGATCTCCGAACCGAGAATCCTGGTCTGTGGTCTAAATCCCCATGCCGGTGAAGGGGGTCACCTGGGCCGGGAAGAGATCGAGGTCATCGGCCCGGTGCTGGAGCGCCTGCGCACGCAAGGCCTGCACCTGATCGGCCCCCTGCCCGCAGATACCCTGTTCACACCCCGGCACCTGGAACACGCAGATGCCATCCTGGCCATGTACCATGATCAGGGCCTGCCGGTGCTCAAGCACGCGGGCTTCGGTCGCGCCGTGAACATCACCCTGGGCCTGCCCCTGATCCGCACCTCCGTGGATCACGGCACCGCCCTGGAACTGGCGGGCAGCGGCCGGGCCGAGGCAGGCAGCTTCATGGAGGCTGAGCGCCTGGCCATTGAGATGGCCCGCTCGGCCCACGGTCTTTGA
- a CDS encoding LPS-assembly protein LptD, which yields MSVDLLKRTLLTLTLAAASTPVLAEEFDPWALCRPAEQAPFSPLVPAGDTRIHLYSDEALIDRLGISIFRGNAELSRDGRTLSADELRFSEGQGLAEAEGGVRFEDSQFRLESPRGYLLLNTDQGRFEDARYFYAPMHARGAASRVERVDAERFRLSNASYTTCDEGKDDWILRASRVDLDRESGEGRARNVLLRFKGAPLFYTPYISFPIDDRRKSGFLYPSIGNSDASGLDLSVPYYWNIAPHRDATLTPRILGERGLMLGGEFRYLNPRSHGELTLEYLDDRDYGEERGSVSLNHQAEPTQRTRLDVQVNQVSDADYLSDLGNSLAIASTTHLESRADLHYRGDGWNLLTRFQGFQTVDPAIPSAGRPYQRLPQVLFTTAPPTTPRLLEGSLRAEWVAFERQDTLTGQRLDLMPGVKMPLRQPWGFLTPGVKYRYTSYQLEDTAPGTDTRPDRSVPIVSVDSGLFFDRPLADGGLQTLEPRAYYLYVPYRDQDELPLFDTGRMDFSFDQLFRDHRFTGADRVGDANQLTLALTSRRLDAMSGEERYRASIGQILYFDDRRVTLAPGQAPATQNSSSLVAEAALRLAREWSTRGAIQWDPHREQTELATAQLQYRGPGRRIANLGYRLREDPLRPDLEIEQVDLSAAWPVSARWDLVGRYNYSLRDERDLEVLAGLEYESCCWRARLVARRYLTAGEAREYNNAIYFQLILKGLAGLGTGLGDLLGESIRGYETYD from the coding sequence GTGAGCGTGGACCTGCTGAAACGGACATTGTTGACCCTGACGCTGGCGGCGGCTTCAACCCCCGTCCTGGCCGAGGAGTTTGATCCCTGGGCCCTGTGCCGCCCGGCGGAGCAGGCGCCGTTCAGCCCCCTGGTGCCTGCCGGCGACACCCGCATCCACCTCTACTCCGACGAGGCCCTGATTGACCGGCTGGGGATTTCCATCTTCCGGGGCAACGCGGAGCTGTCCCGGGATGGCCGCACCCTGAGCGCGGACGAGTTGCGTTTCAGCGAGGGGCAGGGGCTGGCCGAAGCGGAGGGCGGGGTGCGTTTCGAGGACAGCCAGTTCCGCCTGGAAAGCCCGCGCGGCTACCTGCTGCTGAACACGGACCAGGGCCGGTTCGAGGACGCCCGCTACTTCTACGCCCCCATGCACGCCCGGGGCGCGGCCAGCCGGGTGGAGCGCGTGGACGCCGAGCGGTTCCGCCTCAGCAACGCCAGCTACACCACCTGCGACGAGGGCAAGGATGACTGGATCCTGCGCGCCAGCCGGGTGGACCTGGACCGGGAGAGCGGCGAGGGACGGGCCCGCAACGTGCTGCTGCGCTTCAAGGGCGCACCGCTGTTCTACACCCCCTACATCAGCTTCCCCATCGACGACCGGCGCAAGTCCGGCTTCCTGTACCCGAGCATCGGCAATTCCGACGCCTCGGGCCTGGACCTGTCGGTGCCCTATTACTGGAACATCGCCCCACACCGGGATGCGACCCTGACCCCGCGCATCCTGGGCGAACGGGGCCTGATGCTGGGCGGCGAGTTCCGCTACCTGAACCCGCGCAGCCACGGCGAGCTGACCCTGGAATACCTGGACGACCGGGACTACGGTGAGGAGCGCGGCTCCGTGAGCCTGAACCACCAGGCAGAGCCCACCCAGCGCACCCGCCTGGACGTGCAGGTCAACCAGGTCTCCGACGCCGACTATCTCAGCGACCTGGGCAACTCCCTGGCCATCGCCAGCACCACTCACCTGGAGAGCCGCGCCGACCTGCACTATCGGGGTGATGGCTGGAACCTGCTGACCCGTTTCCAGGGCTTCCAGACCGTGGACCCGGCCATACCCTCCGCCGGTCGCCCCTACCAGCGCCTGCCCCAGGTACTGTTCACCACAGCCCCGCCCACCACCCCCCGCCTGCTGGAGGGCAGCCTGCGGGCGGAGTGGGTGGCCTTCGAGCGCCAGGATACCCTCACCGGCCAGCGCCTGGACCTGATGCCCGGAGTGAAGATGCCCCTGCGCCAGCCCTGGGGCTTCCTCACACCGGGCGTGAAGTACCGCTACACCAGCTATCAGCTGGAGGACACCGCGCCGGGCACGGACACCCGGCCCGACCGCAGCGTGCCCATCGTCAGCGTGGACAGCGGCCTGTTCTTCGACCGCCCCCTGGCAGACGGCGGCCTGCAGACCCTGGAGCCGCGCGCCTACTATCTCTACGTGCCCTACCGGGACCAGGACGAGCTGCCCCTGTTCGACACCGGGCGCATGGACTTCAGCTTCGACCAGCTGTTCCGTGATCACCGCTTTACTGGCGCAGACCGGGTGGGCGACGCCAACCAACTCACCCTCGCCCTGACCTCCCGGCGCCTGGACGCCATGAGCGGCGAGGAACGCTACCGGGCTAGTATCGGCCAGATCCTGTATTTCGATGACCGGCGCGTCACCCTGGCGCCCGGCCAGGCCCCGGCCACCCAGAACAGCTCCAGCCTGGTGGCGGAGGCGGCCCTGCGCCTCGCCCGGGAATGGTCCACCCGCGGCGCCATCCAGTGGGACCCTCATCGGGAACAAACGGAACTGGCCACGGCCCAATTGCAGTACCGGGGCCCGGGTCGGCGCATCGCCAACCTGGGCTACCGCCTGCGCGAGGACCCGCTGCGCCCGGATCTGGAGATCGAGCAGGTGGACCTGTCCGCCGCCTGGCCGGTCTCGGCCCGCTGGGATCTGGTGGGCCGCTACAACTACAGCCTGCGGGACGAGCGCGACCTGGAGGTCCTGGCGGGCCTCGAATACGAGAGCTGCTGCTGGCGGGCCCGCCTGGTTGCGCGGCGTTATCTGACGGCGGGTGAGGCGCGGGAGTACAATAACGCCATCTATTTCCAGCTGATCCTCAAGGGACTGGCCGGCCTGGGCACGGGCCTGGGCGACCTCCTGGGGGAAAGCATTCGGGGTTACGAGACCTATGATTGA
- the ppa gene encoding inorganic diphosphatase produces MNLDKISAGNDLPNDINVIVEIPAHGAPVKYEVDYDSGALLVDRFLNVAMFYPCNYGFVPHTLSEDGDPVDVLVLTPVPVMSGSVIRCRPVGMLRMTDEKGPDSKIMAVPVNDLHSSYDHVQSPSDLPQSLLAQISHFFGHYKELEPNKWVKIDEWVGVEEAKAELVACQKRFQKSKV; encoded by the coding sequence ATGAACCTGGATAAGATTTCGGCAGGCAATGACCTGCCCAACGACATCAACGTGATCGTCGAGATCCCGGCCCATGGCGCGCCGGTGAAGTACGAAGTGGACTATGACAGCGGTGCGCTGCTCGTGGACCGCTTCCTGAACGTGGCCATGTTCTATCCCTGCAACTACGGCTTCGTACCCCACACCCTCTCCGAGGACGGCGATCCCGTGGATGTCCTGGTGCTGACCCCGGTGCCGGTCATGAGTGGCTCGGTGATCCGCTGCCGCCCCGTGGGCATGCTCAGGATGACCGACGAGAAAGGTCCGGATTCCAAGATCATGGCGGTGCCCGTCAATGACCTGCACTCCTCCTACGATCATGTCCAGAGCCCCAGTGACCTGCCTCAGTCGCTCCTGGCTCAGATCAGTCACTTCTTCGGCCACTACAAGGAACTGGAGCCCAATAAGTGGGTCAAGATCGACGAGTGGGTCGGTGTCGAGGAGGCCAAGGCGGAACTCGTCGCTTGCCAGAAACGCTTCCAGAAGAGCAAGGTCTGA
- the mrdA gene encoding penicillin-binding protein 2 — protein MAVRQAIKNHQQEQRLFFSRAVIMVLVVLILVGTLATRLTFLQVVNYSHFTTLSQNNRVRLEAVPPPRGLIYDRNGVVLAENRPSYQLEITPEQVRDLEDTLARLTDLLSLEEAEITRFRRELRGKRPFQAVPVKLNMSDEEVAIFAINRHLFPGVDIQARLARHYPLGEEMAHVVGYVGRIDERELARIDRRNYSGTTHIGKIGVERFYEDVLHGRVGYQKVEVNAQGRVLRVLEREAPVPGRDLVLSLDVGLQAAARRALEGRNGAVVAMDPNTGEVLALVSKPSFDPNLFVHGIPASVFNELRNDRYQPLFNRALSGQYPPGSTIKPIVGLAGLEAGVTTAARTMFARGYFQLPNDDRRYRDWRREGHGLVNLDKAIAQSSDVYFYDLGVRMGIDRMSPFLGQFGLGQVTGLDTTGERPGLLPSREWKRATQNMPWFPGETVITSIGQGYMLATPLQMASMTSTIATRGERVRPHLLRGIIDPVSGDLRLHETEWLTPVQVSRPEHWDQVIQPMINSVHRSNGTAYWSTGRFIRGYTLAGKTGTAQVFGLAEDEEYDEEGLAKHLRDHALFIGYAPAEAPRIAVAVISEHGGSGGRVAAPIAREVIDYYLLREER, from the coding sequence ATGGCTGTCCGACAGGCGATCAAGAACCACCAGCAGGAACAGCGCCTGTTCTTTTCCCGTGCCGTGATCATGGTGCTGGTGGTGCTGATCCTGGTCGGCACCCTGGCCACACGGCTCACCTTCCTGCAGGTGGTCAACTATTCCCACTTCACCACGCTTTCCCAGAACAACCGCGTGCGGCTGGAGGCGGTGCCCCCGCCCCGCGGCCTGATCTACGACCGCAACGGCGTGGTGCTGGCTGAGAACCGTCCCTCCTACCAGCTGGAGATCACCCCGGAACAGGTCCGTGACCTGGAGGACACCCTGGCCCGCCTCACGGACCTGCTGTCCCTGGAAGAGGCGGAAATCACCCGCTTCCGCCGCGAGCTGCGCGGCAAGCGCCCCTTCCAGGCGGTGCCGGTGAAGCTCAACATGAGCGACGAGGAGGTGGCGATCTTCGCCATCAACCGGCACCTGTTCCCCGGCGTGGACATCCAGGCGCGCCTGGCCCGGCACTATCCCCTGGGCGAGGAGATGGCCCACGTGGTGGGTTACGTGGGGCGCATCGACGAGCGCGAACTGGCGCGCATCGACCGGCGCAACTACAGCGGCACCACCCACATCGGCAAGATCGGCGTGGAGCGCTTCTACGAGGACGTGCTGCACGGCCGGGTGGGTTATCAGAAGGTGGAGGTCAACGCCCAGGGCCGGGTGCTGCGGGTGCTGGAGCGCGAGGCCCCGGTGCCGGGGCGGGACCTGGTGCTGAGCCTGGACGTGGGCCTGCAGGCCGCCGCGCGCCGGGCCCTGGAGGGGCGCAACGGAGCCGTGGTGGCCATGGACCCCAACACCGGCGAGGTGCTGGCCCTGGTGAGCAAGCCGAGCTTCGACCCCAACCTGTTCGTGCACGGCATCCCCGCCAGCGTGTTCAACGAACTGCGCAACGACCGCTACCAGCCCCTGTTCAACCGCGCCCTCTCGGGCCAGTACCCGCCCGGCTCCACCATCAAGCCCATCGTCGGTCTGGCGGGCCTGGAGGCTGGCGTGACCACGGCGGCACGCACCATGTTCGCCCGGGGCTACTTCCAGTTGCCCAATGACGATCGCCGCTACCGCGACTGGCGCCGGGAGGGACACGGGCTGGTGAACCTGGACAAGGCCATCGCCCAGTCCTCGGACGTGTACTTCTATGACCTGGGGGTGCGCATGGGCATCGACCGCATGTCACCCTTCCTGGGTCAGTTCGGCCTGGGGCAGGTGACGGGGCTGGACACCACCGGCGAGCGCCCGGGCCTGCTGCCCAGCCGGGAATGGAAGCGCGCCACCCAGAACATGCCCTGGTTCCCGGGCGAGACGGTGATCACCTCCATCGGCCAGGGCTACATGCTGGCCACGCCGCTGCAGATGGCCTCCATGACCAGCACCATCGCCACCCGGGGCGAGCGGGTGCGTCCGCACCTGCTGCGCGGCATCATCGACCCGGTGAGCGGCGACCTGCGCCTGCATGAAACCGAGTGGCTGACCCCGGTGCAGGTCTCCCGCCCGGAACACTGGGACCAGGTCATCCAGCCCATGATCAATTCCGTGCACCGCAGCAACGGCACCGCCTACTGGTCCACCGGGCGCTTCATCCGCGGCTATACCCTGGCCGGCAAGACCGGCACCGCACAGGTGTTCGGTCTGGCTGAGGACGAAGAGTACGACGAGGAGGGGCTGGCCAAGCACCTGCGCGACCACGCCCTGTTCATCGGTTACGCGCCGGCGGAGGCGCCGCGCATCGCGGTGGCCGTGATCTCCGAACACGGCGGCAGCGGCGGGCGTGTGGCCGCGCCCATCGCCCGCGAGGTGATCGACTACTACCTGTTGCGGGAGGAGCGCTGA
- the rsmA gene encoding 16S rRNA (adenine(1518)-N(6)/adenine(1519)-N(6))-dimethyltransferase RsmA, with protein sequence MSESHIPRKRFGQHFLHETAIIERMVAAIAPRPGEALVEIGPGLGALTAPLLERCRVLHVVELDRDVIPPLVERCQGLGELRVHQADALRFDFATLAPEGGQLRVVGNLPYNISTPLIFHLLKSAPRIRDMHFLLQKEVVDRLAAAPNTRDYGRLSVMTQYHCRAEALFRVGPGAFRPPPKVDSAYVRLTPWETLPHPAADEALFASLVNQAFTQRRKTLRNAVRGMADADTIEAAGLDPAARPETLSVAQFVALANRIHALRSELA encoded by the coding sequence TTGAGCGAGTCGCACATCCCCCGCAAGCGCTTCGGGCAGCACTTTCTGCACGAGACGGCCATCATCGAACGCATGGTGGCCGCCATCGCGCCCCGGCCGGGGGAGGCCCTGGTGGAGATCGGCCCCGGCCTCGGGGCCCTGACCGCACCCCTGCTGGAACGATGCCGGGTGCTGCACGTGGTGGAACTGGACCGGGACGTGATCCCGCCCCTGGTGGAACGCTGCCAGGGGCTGGGTGAACTGCGGGTGCACCAGGCGGACGCCCTGCGCTTTGACTTCGCCACGCTGGCCCCCGAGGGCGGACAGCTGCGGGTGGTGGGCAACCTGCCCTACAACATCTCCACGCCGCTGATCTTTCACCTGCTGAAAAGCGCGCCGCGCATCCGGGACATGCATTTCCTGCTGCAGAAGGAGGTGGTGGACCGGCTTGCCGCCGCTCCCAACACCCGGGATTACGGCCGCCTGAGCGTCATGACCCAGTACCACTGCCGGGCCGAGGCCCTGTTCCGGGTCGGTCCCGGTGCCTTCCGCCCGCCGCCGAAGGTGGACTCCGCCTACGTGCGCCTGACCCCCTGGGAAACCCTGCCCCACCCGGCCGCCGACGAGGCCCTGTTCGCCAGCCTGGTCAACCAGGCCTTCACCCAGCGGCGCAAGACCCTGAGAAACGCCGTGCGCGGCATGGCGGACGCCGACACCATCGAGGCCGCCGGCCTGGACCCCGCCGCCCGCCCCGAGACCCTGAGCGTCGCCCAGTTCGTCGCCCTGGCGAACCGCATCCACGCGCTCAGGTCTGAATTGGCATAA
- the rodA gene encoding rod shape-determining protein RodA, whose amino-acid sequence MRTLVRALHLDMVLFTGLLLLAGVGLVALYSATGESMDMLNRQLVRLAVAFTALLVMAQIPADNLKRWSPWIYVLGIGLLATVLVMGEMGKGAQRWLDLGFVRFQPSELMKIAVPMMVAWYLADRPLPPRFLEVVAAGLLALIPMVLIARQPDLGTALLVGAAGLLVVFLAGIRWRIIFALGALALVALPVLWHFMRPYQRQRVLTLLNPESDPLGAGYHIIQSKIAIGSGGLYGKGWLNGTQSQLEFLPERSTDFIFAVYAEEFGLLGGLLLLSLYLLVILRGLYISVKAQDAYARLLGGSLSLTFFVYLFVNVGMVSGLLPVVGVPLPLVSYGGTSMVTLLAAFGILMSIHSHRRLLAR is encoded by the coding sequence ATGCGTACCCTGGTTCGGGCCCTGCACCTGGATATGGTGCTGTTCACCGGCCTGCTGTTGCTCGCCGGTGTCGGGCTGGTGGCCCTGTACAGTGCCACCGGCGAGAGCATGGACATGCTCAACCGCCAGCTAGTGCGCCTGGCCGTGGCCTTCACCGCGCTGCTGGTGATGGCCCAGATCCCCGCCGACAACCTCAAGCGCTGGAGCCCCTGGATCTACGTGCTGGGCATCGGCCTGCTGGCGACGGTGCTGGTCATGGGCGAGATGGGCAAGGGCGCGCAGCGCTGGCTGGACCTGGGCTTCGTGCGCTTCCAGCCCTCGGAACTGATGAAGATCGCCGTGCCCATGATGGTGGCCTGGTACCTGGCCGACCGGCCCCTGCCGCCGCGTTTCCTGGAGGTGGTGGCGGCGGGCCTGCTGGCACTCATTCCCATGGTGCTCATCGCGCGCCAGCCGGACCTGGGCACGGCGCTGCTGGTGGGCGCCGCCGGGCTGCTGGTGGTGTTCCTGGCCGGCATCCGCTGGCGCATCATCTTCGCCCTGGGCGCGCTCGCCCTGGTGGCGCTGCCGGTGCTGTGGCATTTCATGCGCCCCTACCAGCGCCAGCGGGTGCTGACCCTGCTCAACCCGGAAAGCGACCCCCTGGGTGCGGGCTATCACATCATCCAGTCCAAGATCGCCATCGGCTCCGGCGGGCTGTACGGCAAGGGCTGGCTCAACGGCACCCAGTCCCAGCTGGAGTTCCTGCCGGAACGCTCCACGGACTTCATCTTCGCGGTCTATGCGGAGGAGTTCGGCCTGCTCGGCGGGCTGCTGCTGCTGAGTCTGTACCTGCTGGTCATCCTGCGCGGCCTGTACATCTCCGTGAAGGCCCAGGACGCCTACGCGCGGCTGCTGGGCGGTTCCCTCAGCCTGACCTTCTTCGTCTACCTGTTCGTCAACGTGGGCATGGTCAGCGGCCTGCTGCCGGTGGTGGGCGTGCCCCTGCCGCTGGTCAGTTACGGCGGCACCTCCATGGTGACCCTGCTGGCGGCATTCGGTATCCTCATGTCCATTCACTCCCATCGGAGGCTGCTGGCCCGATGA
- a CDS encoding peptidylprolyl isomerase, with translation MIEIRNTLFLLSAMALTLALAWPLQGLAQRADDAPLDHIVALVEDDVIMHSELQNRLDTVRQQILSRGGRLPPDDVLIPQVLERLIIERLQLQQATRAGIRIDDITLNQTMERIARENSMSLPEFRDRLVADGIDFQVFREQIRDEMTIGQLRRRQVENRIQVSEQEIDDLIASESGAIDRDVEYRLSHILVPLPEGANAADIQAARERAEAIRKRAVAGENFSELALSESAGQQALEGGDLGWRAAAQVPTLFARNVVLMREGEVSELIRSPSGFHLIKLQERRGGERAQITQTHARHILIQPTAILSQEDARERIAGLRNRILMGNDFADLARAHSDDRGSAMRGGDLGWTDPGDLVPQFEEVMNALAPNTLSEPFLSPFGWHIVEVLDRRTYDSSRQLMRAQAREIIRERKREEETELWLRRLRDEAYVELRLQTRVSGL, from the coding sequence ATGATTGAGATTCGCAACACGCTGTTCCTTCTGTCCGCCATGGCCCTGACACTGGCCCTGGCCTGGCCCTTACAGGGGCTGGCCCAACGGGCTGACGACGCCCCCCTGGACCACATCGTGGCCCTGGTGGAAGACGACGTGATCATGCACAGCGAGCTGCAGAACCGGCTCGACACGGTGCGCCAGCAGATCCTGAGCCGCGGCGGACGACTGCCGCCGGATGACGTGCTCATTCCGCAGGTGCTGGAGCGCCTGATCATCGAACGCCTGCAGCTGCAGCAGGCCACCCGCGCCGGCATCCGCATCGACGACATCACCCTCAACCAGACCATGGAGCGCATCGCCCGGGAAAACAGCATGAGCCTGCCGGAGTTCCGCGACCGGCTGGTGGCGGACGGTATCGACTTCCAGGTGTTCCGGGAACAGATCCGCGACGAGATGACCATCGGCCAGCTGCGCCGCCGCCAGGTGGAAAACCGCATCCAGGTGAGCGAGCAGGAGATCGACGACCTGATCGCCAGCGAGTCCGGCGCCATCGACCGGGACGTGGAATACCGGCTGAGCCACATCCTGGTGCCCCTGCCCGAGGGCGCCAATGCCGCCGACATCCAGGCCGCCCGGGAGCGCGCCGAGGCCATCCGCAAGCGTGCCGTCGCCGGGGAGAACTTCTCCGAGCTGGCCCTGAGCGAGTCCGCCGGTCAGCAGGCCCTGGAAGGCGGCGACCTGGGCTGGCGCGCTGCCGCCCAGGTACCCACCCTGTTCGCCCGCAACGTGGTGCTCATGCGCGAGGGCGAGGTGAGCGAGCTGATCCGCTCCCCCTCCGGCTTCCACCTGATCAAGCTGCAGGAACGCCGCGGCGGCGAGCGGGCACAGATCACCCAGACCCACGCCCGGCACATCCTCATCCAGCCCACCGCCATCCTGAGCCAGGAGGACGCCCGGGAGCGGATCGCCGGCCTGCGCAACCGCATCCTCATGGGCAACGATTTCGCCGACCTGGCCCGCGCCCACTCCGACGACCGGGGCAGCGCCATGCGCGGCGGCGACCTGGGCTGGACCGATCCCGGCGACCTGGTGCCCCAGTTCGAGGAGGTCATGAACGCCCTGGCCCCCAACACCCTGAGCGAGCCCTTCCTGAGCCCCTTCGGCTGGCACATCGTGGAGGTGCTGGACCGCCGCACCTACGACAGTTCCCGCCAGCTGATGCGCGCCCAGGCCCGGGAGATCATCCGCGAGCGCAAGCGCGAGGAAGAAACCGAGCTCTGGCTGCGCCGCCTGCGCGACGAGGCCTACGTGGAGTTGCGTCTGCAGACCCGCGTGAGCGGGCTGTAA
- a CDS encoding DUF4156 domain-containing protein: MIHTPIRTGAILTGALAITLGLGACTFVPVTTEGQHVRVATASDVRNCQRLGSTTVTITEKVGFVRRPPEKLAQEAEATARNAAAKDWNGNTIVPMGPLQDGRQVFDVYRC; encoded by the coding sequence ATGATCCACACCCCGATCCGCACCGGCGCCATCCTCACCGGCGCCCTGGCCATCACCCTGGGCCTCGGCGCCTGCACCTTCGTGCCCGTGACCACCGAGGGCCAGCACGTGCGCGTGGCCACCGCCTCGGATGTGCGCAACTGCCAGCGCCTGGGGTCCACCACCGTGACCATCACCGAGAAGGTAGGCTTCGTGCGTCGTCCCCCGGAGAAGCTCGCCCAGGAGGCCGAGGCCACCGCCCGCAATGCCGCCGCCAAGGACTGGAACGGCAACACCATCGTGCCCATGGGCCCGCTGCAGGACGGCCGCCAGGTATTCGACGTCTACCGCTGCTGA
- the tal gene encoding transaldolase, with product MSAENRIRALRALGQSIWYDYIRRDLLDSGELARLIREDGLGGLTSNPAIFDKAIAGTDLYRTAIRDALRADPGLNDEALFFRLAIEDLQRAADVFLPLYRETGGADGFVSLEVSPDLAHDAEATVREARALFARMDRPNAMIKVPGTRAGVEALETLIADGVNVNVTLLFSVARYAQVLEAWMRGMEARLERGEALETVTSVASFFVSRVDSVLDPLLEERIQEGRPAEHLRGRLAIANARLAYAHFRDQRGGARHTRLTAAGAHPQRLLWASTGTKNPDYSDVLYVDSLIGEHTVNTLPPATYRAFLDHGSVAETLAEGVETARAQVAALADLGIDLESITDRLESEGIEAFQKAFRHLLGVLAEARQGKR from the coding sequence ATGAGCGCCGAAAACCGGATCAGGGCCCTGCGCGCGCTGGGTCAGAGCATCTGGTATGACTACATCCGCCGGGACCTGCTGGATTCCGGCGAACTGGCGCGCCTGATCCGCGAGGACGGCCTGGGCGGGCTCACCTCCAACCCCGCCATCTTCGACAAGGCCATCGCCGGCACCGACCTGTACCGCACGGCCATCCGCGACGCCCTGCGGGCGGACCCCGGACTCAACGACGAGGCCCTGTTCTTCCGGCTGGCCATCGAGGACCTGCAGCGGGCCGCCGACGTATTCCTGCCCCTGTACCGGGAGACCGGCGGTGCCGACGGCTTCGTCAGCCTGGAGGTCTCCCCGGACCTGGCCCACGACGCCGAGGCCACGGTGCGCGAGGCCCGCGCCCTGTTCGCGCGCATGGACCGGCCCAACGCCATGATCAAGGTGCCCGGCACCCGCGCCGGGGTCGAGGCCCTGGAGACGCTGATCGCAGACGGCGTGAACGTGAACGTCACCCTGCTGTTCTCCGTGGCCCGCTACGCGCAGGTGCTGGAGGCCTGGATGCGCGGCATGGAGGCGCGGCTGGAGCGGGGCGAAGCCCTTGAGACTGTGACCTCGGTGGCGAGCTTCTTCGTCAGCCGGGTGGACAGCGTCCTGGACCCGCTGCTCGAGGAACGCATCCAGGAAGGGCGGCCGGCGGAACACCTGCGCGGCCGACTGGCCATCGCCAACGCCCGCCTGGCCTATGCCCATTTCCGCGACCAGCGCGGCGGCGCGCGCCACACCCGCCTGACTGCCGCCGGGGCCCATCCCCAGCGCCTGCTGTGGGCCAGCACCGGCACCAAGAACCCCGACTACAGCGACGTGCTGTACGTGGACAGCCTGATCGGTGAGCACACCGTCAACACCCTGCCCCCAGCCACCTACCGGGCCTTCCTGGACCATGGCTCGGTGGCCGAGACCCTGGCCGAAGGCGTGGAGACGGCACGGGCCCAGGTGGCTGCGCTGGCGGACCTGGGCATCGACCTGGAAAGCATCACCGACCGCCTGGAGAGCGAGGGCATCGAGGCCTTCCAGAAGGCCTTCCGGCACCTGCTCGGCGTGCTGGCCGAGGCCCGGCAGGGGAAGCGATGA